In the genome of Streptococcus mitis, one region contains:
- a CDS encoding galactose-1-phosphate uridylyltransferase (catalyzes the formation of alpha-D-glucose 1-phosphate and UDP-galactose from UDP-glucose and alpha-D-galactose 1-phosphate in galactose metabolism): MSQGVLDAFITEVIAGSLFEEMDRIYLTNRVLARVGEGVLEVETDLDKLIDLKDQLIEEAVRLETIEDSQTAREILGAELMDLVTPCPSQVNRDFWETYAQSPEQAIADFYQLSQKNDYIKLKAIAKNIAYRVPSDYGELEITINLSKPEKDPKEIAAAKLVQASHYPQCQLCIENEGYHGRVNHPARSNHRIIRFEMAGQEWGFQYSPYAYFNEHCIFLDGQHRPMAISRQSFERLLAIVEQFPGYFAGSNADLPIVGGSILTHDHYQGGRHVFPMELAPLQKTFCFAGFEQVKAGIVKWPMSVLRLTSDSKEDLINLADKILQEWRQYSDPSVQVLAESNRTPHHTITPIARKRDGLFELDLVLRDNQTSLEHPDGIYHPHKDVQHIKKENIGLIEVMGLAILPPRLKEEVEQVASYLVGEGDTVATYHQEWADQLKVKYPDLADKEKALEIVKDSVGAIFARVLEDAGVYKQTEQGQTAFMRFVGQVGILSD; this comes from the coding sequence ATGAGTCAGGGAGTTCTAGATGCATTTATCACGGAAGTCATTGCAGGAAGTTTATTTGAGGAAATGGATCGAATCTACCTGACCAATCGTGTTTTGGCACGAGTGGGAGAAGGTGTTTTGGAGGTTGAGACTGATCTGGATAAATTGATTGACCTCAAGGACCAGCTGATTGAGGAGGCCGTTCGATTAGAGACGATTGAGGATAGTCAGACTGCGCGTGAAATCCTTGGTGCAGAATTGATGGACTTGGTGACCCCTTGTCCGAGTCAGGTTAATCGTGATTTCTGGGAGACCTATGCCCAATCTCCTGAGCAGGCGATAGCGGATTTTTACCAACTCAGCCAGAAAAATGACTACATTAAACTCAAGGCCATTGCTAAGAATATTGCTTACCGTGTTCCATCTGATTACGGAGAACTTGAGATTACCATCAATCTCTCTAAGCCTGAAAAGGATCCAAAGGAGATTGCGGCAGCCAAGTTGGTGCAAGCTAGCCATTATCCCCAGTGTCAGCTTTGTATAGAGAACGAGGGCTACCACGGTCGGGTCAACCATCCAGCTCGCAGCAATCACCGCATTATCCGTTTTGAAATGGCTGGTCAGGAGTGGGGCTTCCAGTATTCGCCCTATGCTTATTTTAATGAGCACTGTATTTTCTTAGACGGTCAGCATCGTCCCATGGCCATTAGTCGTCAGAGTTTTGAGCGTCTGCTGGCTATCGTAGAGCAGTTTCCAGGATATTTTGCTGGATCTAATGCTGACCTGCCAATCGTGGGGGGGTCTATTCTCACCCATGACCACTATCAGGGAGGTCGTCACGTATTCCCTATGGAATTGGCTCCTCTGCAAAAGACTTTCTGTTTTGCTGGATTTGAGCAGGTCAAGGCTGGAATTGTCAAGTGGCCCATGTCAGTGTTGCGTTTGACTTCGGATTCCAAAGAGGATTTGATTAACTTGGCTGATAAGATTTTGCAGGAATGGCGTCAGTATTCAGATCCAAGTGTGCAAGTCTTGGCAGAAAGTAACAGAACACCACACCATACCATTACACCGATTGCCCGTAAACGCGATGGACTGTTTGAGTTGGACTTGGTCTTGCGAGACAATCAGACATCGCTAGAGCATCCTGACGGCATCTATCATCCCCACAAGGATGTCCAACATATCAAGAAGGAAAATATCGGCTTGATTGAGGTCATGGGCTTGGCTATTTTGCCACCTCGCTTGAAAGAAGAAGTGGAGCAAGTCGCCAGCTATCTTGTTGGAGAAGGGGATACAGTTGCGACTTATCATCAGGAATGGGCAGACCAGCTCAAAGTAAAATATCCAGACCTAGCGGATAAAGAAAAAGCCCTTGAAATCGTCAAAGACTCTGTAGGCGCTATCTTTGCGCGTGTTCTGGAGGACGCAGGAGTTTACAAGCAAACGGAACAAGGGCAGACAGCCTTTATGCGCTTTGTGGGACAGGTCGGAATTTTGTCAGACTAG
- a CDS encoding carbohydrate phosphatase, whose amino-acid sequence MEAVIFDLDGLLADTEIISLKVYQELLEDFGIPFTEETYSREYSGHREEENVQRFLDTYDLPWNFYQTLEKVYELEAQILAKGVNLKKGAKNLLVFLQREGIPIALATSSVESRARMILDSNGILSLFDHLVFAKDVKRSKPYPDIFLKACSDLNVLPENCLVLEDSEAGIEAAYRAGIPVICIPDLKMPAQSFLNKTEQVFQDLDAVRDYLESKKENQ is encoded by the coding sequence ATGGAAGCTGTAATATTTGATTTAGACGGCTTATTAGCTGATACTGAGATCATTTCTCTAAAAGTTTATCAAGAATTGCTTGAAGATTTTGGAATTCCTTTCACAGAAGAAACATATTCTAGAGAATACAGTGGACATAGGGAAGAGGAGAATGTTCAACGATTTTTGGATACCTATGATTTACCTTGGAACTTTTACCAAACCTTGGAAAAAGTTTATGAACTGGAAGCTCAAATTTTAGCCAAAGGTGTAAATTTAAAAAAAGGTGCTAAAAATTTGCTTGTTTTTTTGCAAAGAGAAGGTATTCCAATCGCTTTAGCAACTTCAAGTGTTGAATCTAGAGCTAGAATGATTTTGGATAGTAATGGTATACTGTCCCTATTTGACCATCTAGTTTTTGCAAAAGATGTAAAGCGAAGCAAACCTTACCCTGATATATTTTTAAAGGCCTGTAGTGATTTGAATGTTTTACCAGAGAATTGCTTAGTGCTGGAGGATAGTGAAGCAGGGATTGAAGCAGCCTATAGAGCTGGAATACCAGTTATTTGTATTCCAGACTTAAAAATGCCAGCACAGTCTTTCTTAAATAAAACAGAACAAGTTTTTCAGGATTTAGATGCTGTCAGAGACTATTTAGAAAGTAAGAAGGAGAATCAATGA
- a CDS encoding LacI family transcriptional regulator, with protein sequence MATLKDIAQLASVSIATVSRVLNRDQSLSVTEETRHRILTVAEELGYTKHLKTGESHKPKQKIAIIQWVSEQGELDDLYYYQIRLGIEKRAQELDYDILRYFNDHPFTLSEEVIGILCIGKFSRSQISAFEEYQKPLVFLDSDTLSLGHTCIITDFYTAMKQVVDYFLSQGMNRIGILTGLEETTDQEEIIEDKRLENFKDITQSKGIYHEELVFQGSFTAQSGYDLMKEAIQNLGDQLPPAFFAASDSLAIGALRALQEAGISLPDRVSLISFNDTSLTKQVYPPLSSITVYTEEMGRAGMDILNKEVLHGRKIPSLTMLGTRLTLRESTLP encoded by the coding sequence ATGGCTACCTTAAAAGACATTGCACAGCTAGCCTCTGTCTCTATCGCGACCGTATCCCGTGTCCTCAACCGCGACCAGAGCCTATCTGTCACAGAAGAAACCAGACACCGTATTTTAACTGTTGCTGAAGAGCTAGGCTATACCAAGCACCTCAAGACAGGGGAATCCCACAAGCCCAAGCAAAAGATTGCCATTATCCAATGGGTCAGCGAACAAGGGGAGCTGGACGACCTCTACTACTACCAGATTCGCCTAGGCATCGAAAAAAGAGCCCAAGAACTGGACTATGATATCTTGCGCTATTTTAATGACCATCCTTTTACACTGAGTGAGGAAGTGATTGGGATTCTCTGCATCGGAAAGTTCAGCCGATCACAAATCTCTGCCTTTGAAGAATACCAAAAACCTCTTGTATTTCTAGACAGCGATACCCTTTCTCTTGGACACACCTGCATTATCACGGATTTTTACACTGCCATGAAACAGGTTGTCGATTATTTCCTCAGCCAAGGGATGAATCGTATCGGGATTCTAACAGGCCTTGAGGAAACAACGGATCAAGAAGAAATCATTGAAGATAAACGGCTGGAAAATTTCAAAGACATTACCCAATCAAAAGGAATCTACCATGAAGAACTGGTCTTTCAAGGAAGCTTTACTGCCCAGTCTGGCTATGACTTAATGAAAGAGGCCATTCAGAACTTGGGAGATCAGCTCCCACCAGCCTTTTTCGCTGCCAGCGATAGTTTAGCTATCGGTGCTCTCCGAGCACTCCAAGAAGCTGGAATTAGCCTGCCAGACCGCGTCAGCCTTATTTCCTTTAACGACACCAGCCTGACCAAGCAGGTCTATCCTCCCCTCTCCAGCATCACGGTCTATACTGAGGAAATGGGCCGAGCAGGGATGGATATTCTTAACAAGGAAGTTCTCCACGGTCGCAAAATTCCTAGCCTGACCATGCTAGGAACCAGACTGACTTTGAGAGAAAGCACTCTGCCATAA
- a CDS encoding galactokinase (catalyzes the formation of alpha-D-galactose 1-phosphate from D-galactose in galactose metabolism), protein MTQHLTAEALRKDFLAVFGQEADQIFFSPGRINLIGEHTDYNGGHVFPAAISLGTYGAARKRDDQVLRFYSANFEDKGIIEVPLADLKFEKEHSWTNYPKGVLHFLQEAGHVIDKGFDFYVYGNIPNGAGLSSSASLELLTGVVAEHLFDLKLDRLDLVKIGKQTENNFIGVNSGIMDQFAIGMGADQRAIYLDTNTLEYDLVPLDLKDNVVVIMNTNKRRELADSKYNERRAECEKAVEELQVALDIQTLGELDEWAFDQYSYLIKDANRLKRARHAVLENQRTLKAQAALQAGDLEKFGRLMNASHVSLEHDYEVTGLELDTLVHTAWAQEGVLGARMTGAGFGGCAIALVQKDAVENFKEAVGKHYEEIVGYAPSFYIAEVAGGTRVLD, encoded by the coding sequence ATGACACAACATCTTACTGCTGAAGCTCTTCGTAAAGACTTTCTTGCTGTTTTTGGTCAAGAAGCAGACCAAATTTTCTTTTCACCAGGACGTATCAACTTGATTGGTGAGCACACAGACTACAACGGTGGGCACGTTTTTCCAGCTGCTATTTCCTTGGGAACTTACGGTGCAGCTCGCAAGCGTGACGACCAAGTCTTGCGTTTCTACTCAGCTAACTTTGAGGACAAGGGTATCATCGAAGTGCCTCTTGCTGACCTCAAGTTTGAAAAGGAGCATAGCTGGACCAACTATCCAAAAGGAGTTCTTCATTTCTTGCAAGAAGCTGGACATGTGATTGACAAAGGGTTTGATTTTTATGTTTATGGAAATATCCCAAATGGTGCTGGCTTGTCTTCATCAGCATCCTTGGAACTCTTGACAGGGGTCGTGGCAGAGCATCTCTTTGATTTAAAACTAGACCGTTTGGATTTGGTTAAAATAGGAAAACAAACGGAAAACAACTTTATCGGAGTCAACTCTGGTATCATGGACCAATTTGCTATCGGTATGGGTGCTGACCAACGTGCCATTTATCTAGATACCAATACCTTAGAATACGACTTGGTGCCGCTTGACTTGAAGGACAATGTTGTTGTTATCATGAACACCAACAAACGCCGTGAACTGGCGGACTCTAAATACAATGAACGCCGTGCTGAATGTGAAAAGGCAGTGGAAGAACTTCAAGTGGCCTTGGATATCCAGACTTTAGGCGAATTGGATGAGTGGGCCTTTGACCAATACAGCTACCTGATCAAAGACGCAAATCGTTTGAAACGTGCTCGCCACGCAGTTCTTGAAAACCAACGTACTCTTAAAGCGCAAGCAGCACTTCAAGCGGGAGATTTGGAAAAATTTGGTCGTTTGATGAATGCGTCTCACGTTTCTTTGGAACATGACTACGAAGTGACTGGTTTGGAATTGGATACCCTTGTTCATACAGCTTGGGCTCAAGAAGGTGTTCTTGGTGCTCGTATGACAGGAGCAGGTTTTGGTGGTTGTGCTATTGCCTTGGTTCAAAAAGATGCGGTTGAAAACTTTAAAGAAGCTGTTGGCAAACACTATGAAGAAATCGTTGGCTATGCTCCAAGCTTCTATATCGCTGAAGTTGCAGGTGGTACTCGCGTTTTAGACTAG